The following are from one region of the Littorina saxatilis isolate snail1 linkage group LG4, US_GU_Lsax_2.0, whole genome shotgun sequence genome:
- the LOC138965713 gene encoding uncharacterized protein, translated as MQDSAPTVSPEPSPLRQASSNEDHIYIDILDPDDIYDVENSGSTDGDTATEISGQRPPSSSSTHNSMAYYEIPDTTNTLEMGDVQDNYDILHPYSNDDAERQPYSQLTSHASDVTQTSGDTAHANNA; from the exons ATGCAGGACTCAGCCCCTACAGTCAGTCCAGAGCCTTCCCCTCTGAGACAGGCATCTTCCAACGAGGACCACATCTACATTGATATACTAGACCCAGATGACATCTATGATGTGGAAA ACTCAGGAAGCACTGACGGCGACACAGCCACAGAAATTTCAGGACAACGACCCCCTTCATCATCCTCTACGCACAACTCCATGGCGTACTACGAAATCCcggacacaacaaacacacttgAGATGGGTGATGTGCAGGACAACTATGACATACTTCACCCCTACTCCAACGATGACGCAGAAAGGCAGCCATACTCCCAATTAACGTCACACGCGTCTGACGTCACCCAAACCTCTGGAGACACTGCGCATGCAAACAATGCATAA